A window of the Thermodesulfobacteriota bacterium genome harbors these coding sequences:
- the dnaG gene encoding DNA primase, producing MSLPVRGHKSVMATSYPSESVRRVKEAADIVEVVAGHVALKRTGGSYKGLCPFHGEKTPSFVVHRERGFYHCFGCGEGGDVIAFVMKQQGLSFPEAVRELAQRFHVPLPAEEAGDDGRERRLRAALYEANRKAAELFRRLLLGPPGAAGRRYLAERGIPGALGERFGLGFVPDRWDTLVKEAPRLGLDPETLLAAGLVSRHETGRLYDRFRGRLIFPIFDPRGRVIGFGGRILGPGEPKYLNSPETLVFDKGRTLFGLCQTQAAIRQAGRCVLVEGNFDLLALVAHGIEAVAAPLGTALTRAHLRLLRSHCQELILLFDADAAGLKAALRAVPLVLAEGFEARVGILPAGEDPDTFVRRHGRAGLEACLAAAQPLPEFVCERLVAEHGLSIAGKGRILGELAPLIRDMAQDPIRRSVLVSHVSDRLKLAPDQVLAAVSRPQPQTLPPPRQSAGRQVDLPLQERELLNFLLACPGELDRLAAAGVGAVFSSAAGRAIWEAMQTVRQQEGCPDWSALTLLLGDGPERILVTAGLAAAPAWTPELAAQAAAEMLTRLERLHLRQERDQILTRIQEAQAAANDRLLAELLKAKMALDLRLASPPGAGGHFH from the coding sequence GTGAGCCTGCCGGTGCGAGGGCACAAGAGCGTCATGGCGACCTCCTATCCTTCCGAGAGTGTCCGCCGGGTCAAGGAGGCGGCAGACATCGTCGAGGTGGTTGCGGGCCATGTGGCCTTGAAGAGGACCGGCGGCTCGTACAAGGGGCTTTGCCCTTTTCACGGCGAGAAAACCCCCTCCTTCGTGGTGCACCGGGAGCGCGGATTCTACCATTGCTTTGGCTGCGGCGAAGGGGGAGACGTCATCGCCTTTGTCATGAAGCAGCAGGGGTTGAGCTTTCCTGAGGCGGTGCGGGAGCTGGCCCAGCGCTTCCACGTTCCTTTGCCAGCAGAAGAAGCAGGCGACGACGGCCGGGAGCGGCGCCTGCGCGCCGCCCTCTATGAAGCCAACCGCAAGGCCGCGGAGCTGTTCCGGCGCCTGCTGTTGGGCCCGCCGGGCGCAGCCGGCCGCCGCTACCTGGCCGAGCGGGGCATTCCCGGCGCCCTCGGCGAGCGGTTCGGCCTGGGCTTTGTGCCGGACCGCTGGGACACCCTGGTCAAGGAGGCTCCCCGTCTCGGGCTGGACCCCGAAACGCTGCTCGCCGCAGGCCTGGTCAGCCGTCACGAAACGGGTCGGCTCTATGACCGCTTCCGCGGCCGCCTGATCTTCCCGATCTTCGATCCCCGGGGCCGGGTGATCGGTTTCGGTGGCCGGATCCTGGGGCCGGGGGAGCCCAAGTATCTCAACAGCCCCGAGACCCTCGTCTTCGACAAGGGCCGAACCCTCTTCGGCCTGTGCCAGACCCAAGCCGCCATCCGCCAGGCAGGCCGTTGCGTCCTGGTGGAGGGCAACTTCGACCTCTTGGCCCTGGTGGCCCATGGCATTGAGGCCGTGGCCGCCCCTTTGGGCACCGCCCTGACCCGGGCTCACCTGCGTCTCTTGCGCAGCCATTGCCAGGAGCTCATTCTGCTGTTCGATGCCGATGCTGCCGGCCTCAAGGCCGCCTTGCGCGCCGTGCCCCTGGTCCTGGCCGAAGGCTTTGAGGCCCGGGTGGGAATCCTGCCCGCGGGTGAGGATCCGGATACCTTCGTCCGCCGCCACGGCCGAGCCGGCCTGGAGGCATGCCTGGCGGCGGCCCAACCTTTGCCGGAGTTCGTCTGCGAGCGGCTGGTGGCCGAGCACGGGCTGTCCATCGCTGGCAAGGGCCGCATCCTCGGGGAGTTGGCGCCGCTGATCCGGGACATGGCCCAGGATCCCATCCGTCGCTCGGTCCTGGTCTCCCATGTCAGCGACCGCCTGAAGTTGGCGCCGGACCAGGTCCTGGCGGCGGTATCCCGGCCCCAGCCCCAGACACTCCCCCCACCACGCCAGTCGGCTGGGCGCCAGGTCGACCTGCCCCTGCAGGAGCGGGAGCTCCTGAACTTCCTCTTGGCCTGCCCCGGCGAGCTCGACCGCCTCGCCGCGGCAGGGGTAGGCGCCGTGTTCAGCTCGGCCGCCGGTCGCGCGATCTGGGAGGCCATGCAGACGGTCCGGCAGCAGGAAGGCTGCCCGGACTGGAGCGCGCTCACCCTGTTGCTGGGGGACGGGCCGGAACGGATCCTGGTGACAGCCGGCCTGGCGGCTGCCCCGGCTTGGACCCCGGAGCTGGCTGCCCAGGCTGCCGCCGAGATGCTCACCCGCCTGGAGCGCCTGCACCTGCGCCAGGAGCGTGATCAGATCCTCACCCGCATCCAGGAGGCGCAGGCTGCCGCCAACGACCGCCTCCTGGCCGAGCTCCTCAAGGCGAAAATGGCCTTGGACCTCCGCCTGGCTTCCCCGCCCGGGGCTGGCGGCCACTTCCACTGA
- the rpoD gene encoding RNA polymerase sigma factor RpoD: MPVRHKDDDEFEEPIPLDDDGGEPAAADADEGAILFESEETAEEMPLVGAFLGADEEGGLALAYGDESTTADGAPLLDALDEGFEEGGEEESRDVDPVKVYLREMGAVPLLTRDEEIEIAKRIESGENRVQNAVLATPLALSRISKLGRRLQAGALGVSDILRGYDDASPARKEERKARFFAQLEEARTLDQERIGLWRQFHQPTAADPGRQKKIRKEIERLSNRIVQIFQEDHFCPTHVSAIVTQLRELARTFESVHTEVLRMRSLDEPSYLEAPPPPSSELLKVLEERHGISFEKFHAILYKIDLGEEEARTARNELVRANLRLVVSVSKRYANRGLQLLDLIQEGNIGLMKAVEKFEYRRGYKFSTYATWWIRQAISRAIADQARTIRIPVHMIETINRLVKVSRDIYQEEGRDPTPEEIAERLEMPVDKVRNILKIARDPISLDSPIGDGEDSFLGDFIEDQESISPIEAATQRGLKEKLRSVLASLTPREERVLRLRFGIDTHSDHTLEEVGRDFCVTRERIRQIEAKALKKLKHPSRTKTLAIFRNN; the protein is encoded by the coding sequence ATGCCGGTCCGTCACAAGGACGACGACGAATTCGAAGAGCCGATCCCTCTGGACGACGATGGAGGAGAACCGGCCGCGGCCGACGCCGACGAGGGGGCCATCCTCTTCGAGAGCGAAGAGACCGCCGAGGAGATGCCCCTGGTGGGCGCCTTCCTGGGCGCCGACGAGGAGGGTGGTCTGGCCCTGGCCTACGGCGACGAAAGCACCACCGCCGACGGCGCCCCTCTTCTGGATGCCCTGGACGAGGGTTTTGAGGAGGGGGGTGAGGAAGAAAGCCGGGATGTGGATCCGGTCAAGGTCTACCTGCGGGAGATGGGGGCCGTCCCCCTTCTGACCAGGGACGAAGAGATCGAGATCGCGAAAAGGATCGAAAGCGGCGAGAACCGCGTCCAGAACGCGGTGCTGGCCACCCCCCTGGCTTTGAGCCGGATCAGCAAGCTCGGCCGCCGCCTGCAGGCCGGGGCCCTGGGCGTCAGCGATATCCTCCGGGGCTATGACGACGCCAGCCCTGCCAGGAAGGAAGAGCGCAAGGCCCGCTTCTTCGCCCAGCTGGAGGAGGCGCGCACCCTGGATCAGGAACGGATCGGCCTGTGGCGGCAGTTCCACCAGCCGACCGCCGCCGATCCCGGCCGCCAGAAGAAGATCCGCAAGGAGATCGAGCGGCTGTCAAACCGGATTGTCCAGATCTTCCAGGAGGATCATTTCTGCCCCACCCATGTCAGCGCCATCGTCACCCAGCTCCGGGAGCTGGCCCGGACCTTCGAATCGGTGCATACCGAGGTGCTGCGCATGCGGAGCCTGGACGAGCCCAGCTACCTGGAGGCGCCACCGCCCCCCTCTTCCGAGCTGCTCAAGGTGCTGGAGGAGCGTCACGGCATCAGCTTCGAGAAGTTCCACGCCATCCTCTACAAGATCGATCTGGGCGAAGAAGAGGCGCGCACGGCCCGCAACGAGCTGGTGCGCGCCAACCTGCGCCTGGTGGTCAGCGTGTCCAAGCGCTACGCCAACCGGGGCTTGCAGCTCTTGGACCTCATCCAGGAGGGCAACATCGGCCTGATGAAAGCGGTGGAAAAGTTCGAGTACCGGCGCGGCTACAAGTTCAGCACCTACGCCACCTGGTGGATCCGCCAGGCCATCAGCCGGGCGATCGCCGACCAGGCCCGGACCATCCGCATCCCGGTGCACATGATCGAGACCATCAACCGGCTGGTGAAGGTCTCCCGGGACATCTATCAGGAGGAGGGCCGCGACCCCACTCCGGAGGAGATCGCCGAACGGCTGGAGATGCCGGTGGACAAGGTGCGCAACATTCTCAAGATCGCCCGGGACCCCATCTCCCTGGATTCGCCGATCGGTGACGGCGAGGATTCCTTTCTGGGGGATTTCATCGAGGATCAGGAGTCGATCTCCCCCATCGAGGCGGCCACCCAGAGGGGCCTCAAGGAGAAGCTGCGCTCGGTCCTGGCCTCCCTCACCCCCCGTGAAGAACGGGTGCTACGGCTGCGCTTCGGGATCGACACCCACAGCGATCACACCCTGGAGGAGGTGGGCCGCGATTTCTGCGTCACCCGGGAGCGGATCCGGCAGATCGAGGCCAAGGCCTTGAAGAAGCTCAAGCACCCCAGCCGCACCAAGACGCTGGCCATCTTCCGGAACAACTGA
- the dprA gene encoding DNA-processing protein DprA, whose translation MPSVHDWLTLALVPGMGPVTMRRLLERFGDPAAVLAASRESLAGVPGLKPALAAAIVTQPPRQEADRILARSARLGARILTWEAEDYPENLRTIPDPPLVLHILGNILAEDRLAVAMVGSRDASGYGLAVANRLAAGLAGCGVAVVSGLARGIDGAAHQGALAAGGRTLAVLGCGLDRIYPPAHAALFREIAGKGAIVTELPLGTRPSPWHFPARNRIISGLALGVVVVEASGRSGSLITATLALDQGREVFAVPGRVDSATSEGTHRLLQQGAKLVQNETDILEELRLTVAARSTVPAPASPPAPARPREQERILGLLAAGPLDIDAIIHAAAMPAAAVSEALLLLELAGLVTVLPGRRYQGPSGPGRGKT comes from the coding sequence ATGCCCTCGGTGCACGACTGGCTGACCCTGGCCCTGGTCCCCGGCATGGGGCCGGTGACCATGCGGCGTCTTCTGGAGCGCTTCGGCGATCCGGCGGCGGTGCTGGCCGCCTCCCGGGAGAGCCTGGCCGGGGTGCCGGGGCTGAAGCCGGCCCTGGCTGCGGCAATCGTGACCCAGCCACCCCGCCAGGAGGCGGACCGGATCCTGGCCAGAAGCGCCCGCCTGGGGGCCAGGATTCTGACCTGGGAAGCGGAAGATTATCCGGAGAACCTGCGCACCATCCCGGATCCGCCGCTGGTGCTGCACATCCTGGGCAATATCCTGGCCGAAGATCGGCTGGCGGTGGCCATGGTCGGCTCCCGGGACGCCAGCGGCTACGGCCTGGCGGTGGCCAACCGTTTGGCGGCCGGCCTGGCCGGTTGCGGCGTCGCGGTGGTCAGCGGCCTGGCCCGGGGCATCGACGGCGCCGCCCATCAGGGAGCCCTGGCTGCCGGCGGCCGCACCCTGGCCGTCCTGGGCTGCGGCCTGGATCGGATCTACCCGCCAGCCCACGCCGCCCTGTTCCGGGAGATCGCCGGCAAGGGGGCGATCGTGACCGAGCTGCCTTTAGGCACCCGCCCCAGTCCCTGGCATTTCCCAGCCCGCAACCGGATCATCAGCGGCTTGGCCCTGGGGGTGGTGGTGGTGGAGGCGTCTGGCCGCTCGGGATCGCTCATCACCGCCACTCTGGCTCTGGATCAGGGACGGGAGGTCTTTGCCGTCCCTGGCCGGGTGGACTCGGCCACCAGCGAGGGGACCCACCGCCTGCTCCAGCAGGGGGCGAAGCTGGTCCAGAACGAGACCGACATCCTGGAAGAGCTCAGGCTGACCGTCGCCGCCCGGAGTACCGTACCGGCGCCGGCCAGCCCGCCGGCACCGGCCAGACCTCGGGAGCAGGAGCGGATCCTCGGCCTGCTGGCCGCCGGGCCGCTGGACATCGATGCCATCATCCACGCCGCCGCCATGCCGGCCGCGGCCGTCAGCGAGGCCCTTTTGCTGCTGGAGCTTGCCGGGCTGGTGACCGTGCTGCCCGGCCGCCGCTACCAGGGGCCCTCGGGACCTGGCCGCGGCAAGACCTGA